A DNA window from Anaerocolumna sp. AGMB13020 contains the following coding sequences:
- the asrB gene encoding anaerobic sulfite reductase subunit AsrB — protein MSKNEYTPFLSEILEVKKHTELEYTFRLSFNGDVRPGQFFEVSLPKFGEAPISVSGMGDGYVELTIRKVGKVTNEIFELYKGNTLMMRGPYGNGFDVEDYKDKELIIIAGGTGVSPVRGVIEYFHKNRTQVKDMTVITGFKSPSFVLFQEDLKNWNDNMKLILTVDKEDDTPSDVCENTKELPAYQVGLVTQYIPAIKVKSKTDTAILVVGPPMMMRFTVQGLLKEGYPEENIWISHERKMCCGIGKCGHCKIDDVYVCLDGPVFPYTKGRLLVD, from the coding sequence ATGAGTAAGAATGAATATACCCCTTTTCTTTCGGAAATCCTGGAGGTTAAGAAACATACGGAGCTAGAATATACTTTTCGTCTGTCTTTTAACGGAGACGTACGTCCCGGACAATTTTTCGAGGTTTCCCTTCCAAAGTTCGGCGAAGCACCAATTTCTGTCAGCGGTATGGGTGACGGATATGTGGAGCTTACGATCCGTAAGGTGGGTAAAGTAACCAATGAGATTTTTGAATTGTATAAAGGGAATACCTTAATGATGAGAGGGCCTTATGGTAACGGCTTTGATGTGGAGGATTATAAGGACAAGGAACTGATTATTATTGCAGGCGGTACGGGAGTTTCTCCGGTACGTGGTGTAATTGAATATTTTCACAAAAACCGTACTCAGGTCAAGGATATGACTGTTATAACCGGATTTAAGTCACCTTCATTTGTACTTTTCCAGGAGGATCTCAAAAACTGGAATGATAATATGAAGCTTATTCTGACAGTTGATAAAGAAGATGACACCCCTTCTGATGTCTGTGAAAACACAAAAGAATTACCCGCTTATCAGGTTGGACTGGTTACTCAGTATATTCCTGCAATTAAGGTTAAATCAAAGACAGATACGGCAATCCTTGTAGTAGGTCCTCCCATGATGATGCGTTTTACTGTGCAGGGTCTGTTAAAGGAAGGTTATCCGGAAGAAAATATCTGGATTTCCCATGAGAGAAAAATGTGCTGCGGAATCGGTAAATGCGGCCACTGTAAAATAGATGATGTTTATGTGTGCCTGGACGGCCCGGTATTTCCCTATACCAAAGGACGTCTTCTGGTGGATTAG
- the asrC gene encoding sulfite reductase subunit C has translation MDINTKSLKKNAFRVTKERGITASRIRVPGGHMDAKYLAVIQKIAEEYGNGSLHITVRQGFEIPGIKYEDMPEVNTLLQPLIEGLLINQEKKGKGYEASGTRNIVACVGNRVCPYGCYDTSAFALKIEKAVFPHDLHFKIALTGCPNDCAKVRMHDFGILGMTEPQYDKDRCISCGACVKACKKKSVGALSFVNYKVERNHEKCIGCGECVIQCPTRAWTRSQEKYYRLTLLGRTGKKNPRLGEDFIKWVDEESIIKIILNTYAYVEKYIGKEAPGRKEHIGYIVDRTGFEEFKKWALKEVSLPKQACVSQTIYWKGIVY, from the coding sequence ATGGATATCAATACCAAGAGCTTAAAGAAAAATGCTTTCCGCGTCACCAAGGAAAGAGGAATTACCGCCTCCAGAATCCGTGTTCCCGGAGGACATATGGATGCAAAATATTTAGCAGTTATCCAAAAGATTGCAGAGGAATACGGAAATGGCAGTCTTCATATAACGGTCAGACAGGGTTTTGAAATACCAGGTATTAAATACGAAGATATGCCGGAGGTCAATACGCTTTTGCAGCCCTTAATCGAAGGTCTTTTAATCAACCAGGAAAAAAAAGGAAAAGGTTACGAAGCCTCCGGTACCAGAAATATCGTTGCCTGCGTGGGAAACAGAGTCTGTCCTTATGGCTGCTATGATACCTCCGCTTTTGCCCTGAAGATTGAAAAGGCTGTATTTCCTCATGATCTGCATTTTAAGATTGCTCTTACAGGCTGTCCAAACGATTGTGCCAAAGTACGTATGCATGATTTCGGTATTCTTGGAATGACTGAGCCTCAGTACGATAAGGACCGTTGTATCAGCTGCGGAGCCTGTGTGAAAGCCTGCAAGAAAAAATCCGTAGGTGCTCTCTCCTTCGTTAATTATAAAGTTGAGAGAAATCACGAAAAATGTATCGGCTGCGGTGAATGTGTTATTCAATGCCCCACCAGAGCCTGGACCAGAAGTCAGGAGAAATATTACCGTCTGACCTTACTGGGCAGAACCGGAAAGAAGAATCCCAGGTTAGGGGAAGATTTCATCAAATGGGTGGATGAAGAAAGTATTATAAAGATTATACTTAACACCTATGCTTATGTAGAGAAATACATCGGCAAGGAGGCTCCGGGAAGAAAAGAACATATTGGCTATATTGTTGACCGAACAGGCTTTGAAGAATTTAAAAAGTGGGCGTTAAAAGAGGTGAGCCTGCCAAAGCAGGCATGTGTCAGTCAGACAATCTATTGGAAGGGTATTGTTTATTAA
- a CDS encoding formate/nitrite transporter family protein, which translates to MYNEEVEAFGNASQGKIKLLYGNPLGYFVSSMLAGIYVGFGILLIFSIGGMLVDQPYVKIIMGISFGIALSLVIIAGSELFTGNNMVMALGFFQKKVKLKDTLLLWLVCFIGNLVGAILIAFLFWQSGLAKGAVGEFIIQASQTKMELSPRILFTRGILCNALVCLAVWCSVRCKSESGKLIMVFWCLFAFITSGYEHSVANMTLLTAGLFADTSGALTIGGYVHNLLYVTLGNMVGGILLVALPYYLISKHKIN; encoded by the coding sequence ATGTATAATGAAGAAGTAGAGGCCTTTGGAAATGCCTCACAGGGGAAAATCAAACTTTTATATGGAAATCCATTGGGGTACTTTGTCTCCTCTATGCTTGCCGGTATTTATGTAGGCTTTGGTATCCTGCTGATTTTTTCCATCGGAGGGATGCTGGTGGACCAGCCTTATGTTAAGATCATAATGGGCATTTCTTTTGGTATTGCCTTAAGCCTTGTAATCATTGCAGGTTCAGAACTTTTTACCGGAAACAATATGGTTATGGCTCTTGGATTCTTTCAAAAAAAAGTTAAATTAAAAGATACTTTGCTCCTGTGGCTGGTATGCTTTATTGGAAATCTGGTTGGCGCCATTTTGATAGCTTTCCTCTTCTGGCAGTCAGGACTTGCAAAAGGCGCTGTTGGGGAATTTATTATTCAGGCTTCCCAAACCAAGATGGAGCTTTCTCCCCGGATTCTCTTTACCCGTGGTATATTGTGTAATGCCTTGGTCTGTCTGGCGGTTTGGTGCAGCGTTCGCTGTAAATCTGAAAGCGGAAAACTTATTATGGTTTTCTGGTGCCTTTTTGCCTTTATCACCTCCGGATATGAGCACAGTGTAGCCAATATGACCTTATTAACTGCCGGTTTATTTGCAGATACCAGCGGTGCTCTGACCATTGGTGGTTATGTTCATAATCTTCTTTATGTAACCCTTGGCAATATGGTGGGTGGCATACTTCTTGTTGCATTACCTTATTACCTGATTTCCAAACACAAAATCAACTAA